The Chlamydia poikilotherma DNA segment GTAGGTTCTTTGGAGAGTTTAGGATCGGAAGGACAAGGTCTTCTGAAAGATAATTTAAACTTATAAAAACTTTGTGTCAGGCTTGCTTTGATTTTGTCTGCAAATATTGTAAGGGTTCTATAAACCTCCTTATAAGGAAGATTGATAGGGCCGAGTACACCAAAGGCTCCTAATGGAGTGCGATTCATGTAGTAAGGAGTCGTAATAACAGCACACTGTGGATTTGGAGTTCCAAAAATATCGGAAAGCTCATTACCTATAAATGCTGTGGGGCGGTCTCTGTGCATGCCAATATCTAAAAGTTTGCACATATGGCGTCGATTTTCAAAAAATGATAACCCTAAGGCTAGCATATCGGGATCTTTGAAAGACTCATATCTTAGGAGTTTTGATAATCCTGTTTGATATAAATCTTCTTCACTGAAATTACAATAACGGGTGAGATAACGTACTACGACTTCGTTATATAAAGCCATTCCCAGATCCTCTTCTTTTTGTGAAAGAATCTCGGTTGGAGGCTGCTTACGAACATAACTTTGAAGAAAGGTTTCGATACGTTTTAAAGAAGCTGGATTTGACGTTTCTGATAGCCATAGAGTGTCTGTAAATACCTGACCGAACTCTGTAGATAGAATGACAACAGCACGTTGTTCATCTACCAAGGAAAGTTGGATGTTGGTTACGGAGTCATTTTCAAATCGCGGAGAGGAGAAGCATGTAGGTAGTTGTAGAGCTTCTCCTAAGAGTTCTGATGCCTTTTGTAAATCTTTGACGATATTTTGGCTCTCTTCAGGCAATTGATTTAACAAATTTATTGTAGATTCGGGTAACTTGTCCTGTGAAAAGTCTGCGCAATGGTCTACATAATAACGAAAAGCTAAATCCGTAGGGATCCTTCCTCCGGAGATATGATTCTTTTTTAGAAATCCTTCTGCTTCTAATTCTGAGAAATAATTGCGAATAGTTGCCGTACTCAGATTGGAAGATTCATATTCTTTCAGAGTTTTTGATCCAACAGGCTGACCTGTTTTTAAATACAGCTCTGTTGTTGTTAAGAGTATGTAAAGAATCTTAGACTCTCGTTTTGAGATCCACGACCTGGACATGTCAGTTTTCCAATATAAGTAATCTGTTCGCTGGTGATTATTATAGGAAAACGATCTCCCGAGGTCAAGGTTATTTAGCACTCGATTCTAAAGAATGCTAATCTATCTCTAGGAAATCGAGGAGAAACTCCGGGGTTTTGGAAAATAATTCTCACACCAATTGAAAAAATCTTTTGGTTCTAAGGAAAACTTTTCTTTAGATCGAGATTCTATTTCAAGGATCCCAGAGCTTAGGAAAGTTTTACCGAGAATGAGTTTATATGGAATTCCAATAAGATCGCTATCCTTTAATTTAAATCCAAGTCTTTCATTGCGATCATCTAATAGGGGTGCATATCCGTAATTTTGGAGATCTTTATAGATTTTTTCAGCAGCTTCTTCAGATGCGGAATCGCCACCATTATAAAGAATAGAAATGTCAAAAGGAGCAATAGCTTTAGGCCAGACGATACCATGGTCATCGGCAAGCTGTTCTATACAAGCCGCTAAGGTTCTTCCGATGCCAATGCCATAGGTTCCCATCCAACAGGTTTGTTGTTCACCCTGTTCATTTTGGAATCCTACTTCGAAACATTCTGTATAGCGTGTGCCTAGATTAAAAATATGTGCAACTTCTACACCTTCAAAGATTTCATAAGGAGAGTTGCCGTTGGCTGGGCAAAGATCTCCCGCTTCAGCAAGAAGGAAATCTGCGTATTCAGGTCTAGGAATATCCCGGTCCCAATTTACATTTTTATAATGTTTATCTTTTGTGTTTCCTGCACAGACAAAGTTTGTCATACAGCGTGTAGTTTCATCGGCATAGAATTCGATAGGACAATTTAAAGGACCAATGAAGCCTTTTTCTGTACTCAGATGTTTTTGAATTTCTTCATCCGAAGCTAGAGTGCAATCGTCGGCATTAAGTTTAGAGCGTATTTTAGTCAGATTGAGCTGACGATCTCCTCGGATGCCTATAGCAGCAAACTTGTCTTTTTCTCCGTAGGAGAGCTTAACCACCAGAGTTTTAATGATTCTATGGGGAGGAAGGGAGAAAAAGTCCTGGAGATTTTCTATTGTTCGTATATCAGGTGTGACTACTTCTTCTATAGGGAGATGTTCTTTGTCATAAGTATATTGTTGAGGTTGTGAAACCGCAGCTTCAATATTTGCACCGTAAGCACCACTCACACAAATAGTATCTTCCCCTAGGGAACAGAGAACATGGAATTCTTCAGATTTTCCCTTGCCGATCTTCCCTCCATCCGCCTCTACAATAACATATTTGATTTCTAATTTATCGAAGATATTTTGATAGGCTTGTCTAAGCTTGCCGTATTGCTCGTTCATTTGTTCTGGAGAATCCGAGAATGTGTAGCTGTCCTCCATTAGAAATTCTCTAGCGCGCATCAATCCGAATCTTGGTCGGATTTCGTCTCGGAATTTTGTTGCAATTTGATACAGATGAATGGGTAGTTGTTTTCTTCCTGATAGCCATTGAGAGACAAACGTGGAAATGACTTCTTCATGAGTAGGAGCAAGACAGAGTTCCTTATCCTCTCTATCCGTTAGGGTATAGAGCAGACCTTCAGAGCGGAATGCTTCCCAACGGCCTGTTTTTTGCCAGAGTTCCGCAGGATGAAGAATAGGAAGCACAAGTTCTTGCCCTCCGATAGCGTTTAACTCCTCGCGAATGATATCCATCATTTTAAGAGCTACACGCCAAAATAATGGAGTATAGGTATAGATTCCTTTTGCCGTTTTGAAAATATACCCGGCTTTTTCCAGAAGCTCATAGGATAAAACGGTGGCTTCTTTATTTGCATTTTTAGAAGTTTTGTAAAAAAGCTGGGAAGTTTTCATAGGGTGGCAATCACAGATCTTTGATTTTTAACCGGCAGATACCGAAATAGACACTATTTTCTTTATCGAAATATAGAAGTCTTTACGAATTGACAAATCTTAACATAGCAGCTTTTCTTGATCAATTACTAGTATTAACTACAAATGATTGTTTTTTAGTTAATATTATTTACATTCCTCTTTTGTTTTTAAAAAATAAATATCTAATTAGATATAAATATAATTAGTTAAAAAGAAGATTTTTTTATTTTTATTTGGTAATCTTATGTCGTCAGTAAGTGGAAGTTCTGGTCAAAATCCTAATCCTATTCCACCAAAGGATCCAAACGCTCATTTGGATAATGTGGATAATAAGGACAACTCTTCTCAAGATCAAGGAGGCGCATCTGGTGGTGTTACTGAGACAGGATTAAGTGTTGAGGTTCTCTCTGCTGGAGAAGTAACGAATGTAGATCCTGTGGTTACTGGTATTCAAGATGTAGCCAATTCATCAATCGGTGTTGGAATGCCCCTTACTAGTTGTTCATCTCCATTATCAACCGAAGCTGCGGGGCTCACTGAAGAAATGGTGAGTGATCTTTATGAAATAGACGACGACTTTTTCAGTAATTTTAATTCAGACTCAGATATGTTATTTGATGGAGTCGAAGAATCTAAGGTTTTAATTGACGGCTTGAAAAAAAAGATCGGGGAGTTTCAGAAGACGAAACTTGGTGCTGCGGGACAATCATCTAAAAAATCTAATGAAGAGGGTACAGATCTTGAGGAACAATTTCTTGATTTGCGTCGTAGTCTGGCCTCATTAAATGGTTGTGTGAATTCACTAGAAAGTAGAGCAGGGCGGCTAGTGTCTGCTTTAGGGGACACGCATCATGAGATAATGGATCTGTCTATCGAGGATTTAAGGGGTGCTTTTGGAGACCGATCTGAGGAAATTATTTCAACCCTAGAACACTTTGGATTGCGTTTGGGTGAGGGAGGTTGGAAAATTGACTCTAAGGGTGCTATTCCTAAAATATCTCAAGAGGTTCAGGATGTACGTCTTCTTTTAGAAGGGATACATTTTCCTACAGAGGAAGAGTTCATTCGATTAGCTACAGAATCAACCGAAGAGGCTTCTTGTTGTCAAGCTCTTATCAATAAGCTAAAGACGTTATGGAATACCTTAATACAGATGTTTCACACTCTGTATGATAAAATGCTACTTTTCTTATTTTGGATAGCGAAAAAGATTCGCAGCAAACTACAATTTCCTTCCGTAGATAAGAGTAAGAAAGATCCTAGATTTGAAAATCCTTTCGCTTCTACATTAGGAACTATTTCGGAGCATCACAATGCAGCTTCGGTAAGAACTTCAGTTTCTGGAAGAGGAGATTTATCTGATGAGGATGCGATACGTCGTCCTGAAGAAAGCACTATAGAAACTCAAGATGTTGATAATCAAGATTCGGAAGGGCAGAGGGGTGATAAGGATGATTCTTAAGATTAAATAAGTAGAGAAAGCTTCTTGCGATCCGTTTGAGTGTTGTCTTTTTTGAAATGCTCTAGTATGTTCACTCTTGTTACTACGGATTGTTTAGGACTCCTTTATTTATGAATATCAAAAGAAAACGCTCATTACCAGTGTGTTTGGGAATGATATTTCTGCTAATTACGGGCTGTTGTCCCTTTGCAGATAAAAATACTTCCTGTTCTCCTAAAAAGTATCTCCCTATTGTAAGTCATCTTTTAGAACTTTGTGATTTACCTGAGGTAGAAACACCTGAGGAATTAGTAGAGGTAACAAAGCCTTTATTATTAACTCGGGAGCAGCGCATGGCCGCTGATTTTGGTTCCTTACCAATAAAGGATGATCATGCTTTTTATAATGATCTTTCTTTATTGAGAATGACGCAGGTAGTTCCTGCTTATGCAGCTACTTATGGTGCTGCAGTAGTTTTTGGTGGTACAGTTGCAGCCATTCGTCAGCGTTTGGACTTTCTTATTCGTGAATGGAATCGTGGTGTACGTTTCAAAAAGATTATTTTCTTATCTGGAAGAAGAGAGCGTTATGCCAAGGTTGAAAACCCTGATCAATTTTATGACAATCGTCATAACCCATTTCCCATAGAAGAAAATTGGAATCCTGGGGAGCATAAACTTCCTTCTTCAGAAGACGAAATCGCGAGGTTTGTCTGGATGCAGATGGTAGTTCCTACTACGTGGAGAGATGCTTCGGGTGGTGTTGAAGTGGAATTTCTAGTTGCTGAACCTGAAGAAGGTCAAAAGTATGGAACGCGTCATGATACATTAAAGATTCTTCGTGCGTATCATGGAGATGGTTCTGAGCGTATTTTATTTGTAAGTAGCCAACCTTTTATCCATTTAGATCGTTCTCGTGTAACAAAGCATTTTGATAAGGAAAAGTATGACATTTCTGGCCCGGGATTTGCACAAGGAATTCTAAAACAGGATTGGGCTTCTAGCGTATGTTTACATTCTTTAGCCGCATGGGTAAGTGAAACCGAGGGTTATCTTACAATATCTCAGGAGTAATCCTTGAATGAGGCATACTGGATTTTGGAGGTGAAGGTTACTCCAAAATCTAAAGAAAATAAAATCGTTGGATTTGAAGGTGAAGTATTGAAGCTACGTGTCACCGAAGCTCCAGAAAAAGGAAAGGCTAACGAAGCAGTGATTGCTTTGTTAGCCAAAGCTTTATCCCTCCCCAAACGTGACGTTACGTTGATTTCAGGAGAGACCTCTAGAAAAAAACGCATCTTACTACCTAAAGCTACGCAATCTATAATCTCTAGTTGGCGAGAATGTGGATTTTAAGCTGGGCTACAAGTCTTCTCACCTTCAGGTTTATCACTTTTTACAGCAGCCTTCTTATCTCTATTTTCTTTAAAGATAATAGAACGGAATTGCTTGCGTTCGGCTCTGTTTATTTTTAAGCCTAGACGACGGATAACATCTTCATTAAATGTTGTTGTTTGCGGTAGAGGTTCGGCAATGATTTTTCGTAATCCTTCGATATCTTGATGTCTATTGAGTAAATGATAGACCATTTGTGCTGCTTGTTTCCCAGATTTTTTAAAATCAACACCGCAGGCAACACAGGCTCCTTCGGCTACTAAAGAGAAATCATCGGTAATTACAGGGATTTTTTCTTTAAGGATATCTTCGATAAATGTTGTTCTCTGTTTATGAGCTAAGGAGGAAAAAGGAATAAAAATTGCTGAAGGGCGTTTATCTATGGCCTGTTGAATACGTGTTTTAAAATTTGCAGGTGTTACAGTAATTTCTGTAACGGCGATGCCTGAAGCATGGAGTTTTTTCTCAATTTCTTTTTGTAATGCTGATGGGAAGGGTTCAGCAGGTTTTATATAGATTAAAGATTCAGCATTTGTTCTTACTGCTTGTATAGCAAAACAACATTGATTGATATCTAGAGTATCATTAACACCGTAGATATTTGTTTGTTTTTTAGGAAAAACTAATGTTTCTCCTTCAGGTACGGCGGCGTAGATAATGGGTTTTTTCGTTTCGATTTGGCTCATAATTTTTGTTGCTATAGAGCCTAGAGTGACAATAGCTACAACATCTTGATCGCTATGCAATGTGCGAGCGAGTTTCCTTGCTTTAACAACGCTATCTTCAGCATTCACAACGAGAACTTCTGGAGAATTTTCTAATGTTTTTAAAACATCTATACAGCTTTGACTACAATCTTCGAGTATGGAGTGGGAAAAAGATAAGAACACAGCGACCTTAGGAGATCCTTGTTCTGGATTTGGTGATGAGATAACTACAGAAATAAAAGAACAAATAATAGAGAGAAAGAAAGTATACTGAGCAATTTTACGAAGAATCATAGTGACAACACCGTTCTATCATATACAGATGTTAGCGTTAACCGTTGGCAAGCGACAACAATATTTTCTGTTTTCCCTAAGGAAGAAAAACGAACATAACCTTTTCCGCACGAGCCAAATCCTTTGCCAGGAGTGATGGCAATATGATACTGGCGTAAGAAAAAGTCAAAAAAATCTTCGTCAGGGATGCTATCAGGGACTTCAACCCAAAGATAGGGAGCATGCTCACCACCGTATACAGAAAATTCGGCTTTTTGTAGAGCTTCACGCAAAAGTGAACTATTATGGCGATACTGCGCAATAGTTTTTAAATTTGGAAATAAAGAAACTCCGGTAATTGCGGCTTCTTGAACAGGTAAAGAAGCTCCATTAAATGTTGTATATAGGAAACGTTCCCAATCGCGAATTATAGGAAGACCGTCGCTGTATTGAAGATCTTTAGGAACCACATTCCATCCTAAACGTACTCCTGCAAATCCTAAAGATTTAGAGAAAGAGTTAATTTCTACAGCACATGAGCGTGCTTCAGGAATCTCAAAGATGCTTTTTGGTAGGGAAGGGTCAGAAATAAATGCGCTGTAGACAGCGTCAAATAAAATTATACTTCCATTAGAGTTTGCGTAGGTAATAAGTGCTTTTAGCTGCTCTTTAGTTAATACGGTGCCTGTAGGGTTATTGGGAGAACATAGACAGAAAATATCTATTACTTCCTCTTGGGGAATCACAGGAAAGAAATTAGTTTCTTTTGTACAGGGAAGTTTAACGATCTTTTTAACCCCTGCAAGGATTGCTGCATCAATATAAGCGGGATAAGCGGGATCTTGAATTGCTATGGTTTTTCCTGGACCGAATAAGGAGAGTAGACGGAAAATATCCATTTTTGCTCCGTCTGAGATAAAAATTTCTTCAGGAGAAATTTTCCCGTTATAGAAAACTTCAGAGAGTTTTTCTCTTAAAGTAGGTAGGCCTAACTCGGGACCATAACCGCGATAGGTTTTAGGATTTCCTAATTTCTGTACAGATTTTGTAAAGGTATCGATAACTGCTATGTGCAGGGGTTGGGTAGTATCTCCTATAGATAGGTCTATAATAGAGATGTGGGGATATTCTTCGCGAAAAGCGCGGATTTTTTGACGAATACCGGAGAAAAGATAATTGGTTTCTAATTTTGAAAAGTTATTGTTTCTTCGCATTGCGCTTTTTTCGTTATCTGTGGCGTATGACAGACATCTTAAAAAAGGCCCTGCTTTTTTCATATACCTTTCTGTTTTTTTCTAAAGCAAACGCTTTTCGTTAACTAAGACTCACTAATTAAACGTAAGACGTTTTTATTGATAAATGGTTAAGAATTCTTAATTTTATTATAAATGTATTATTTTTAGAGTTTTTAATCAGGATTTATTTTTAAAATAAGTTTTATAACTTAATTAAAATATAAAAAGATTATTTTTAGGTTTAATTATGAATCCAATTAACCCTTACGGAAGTTCTACTGCGGGACCATCTCGTTTTCCTGAAGATAGTAAAGGAGATCCTCTTCAAGGCGTAGGGGGTGCCTCAAGGTTCACAAGAAGAGGTGCTATTCGTGGAAAAAAAGATGTGCGAGGTGTTTCGGGATATCTCGAATCTAGAGTAGGCAGAAAGGGTGGGAAGAAAGCTCATGCAGCTGCTGCTAAGATGTTGGGATTGGGTCGAAAAATCAAAGAAACCGGGGAAAAAACAGGAGCTGCCCTAGGGGGTGCCGCAGGTGGATTGGGAAAAAGAGTAGCTGCTACTGTGAAGCAGGTAAAAGAAAAAATTGGCGGTAAGAAGGGGGGGAGCACTCCGGAACAAATAGAAATGAAAAATCTTGCTAAAGAAGGAAAAGCTAAGGTTGGGAAACTGGTTTCCGGAGGTAAAAGAAACTCAGATAAGTATAAGCCCGATTCTTTGGGTCGTAAACCTTTCAAGATCCCTAGAGCTGCAGTCTCAACTGGAAAAGGTGGTCCTTCTAAAGCTGAGGGAACAAGGAGATCCGCACGTTTACAACAAAAGGAAAAAACAACTGGTAAAAATGATGAGGGGTATAAGTTTAGCCCGGATTTAACCAAAGTGCTACCTGAAAAGTTTATATTCCCCAAAGCCAAAGTTTCCGATGGAGATGGTTCTAAAGCTGAGGGAACAAGGAGATCCGCACGTATAGCGGGGAAGAGAGATAAGGGAATTCTTAAACAATCTGGAGGACCTAAAACAGGTGGTAAAGGTGGGATTCGTTGGGCAGATCAGGAAGGCAAGCCTCTTGAACAGTAGATTCTGACGTTTGATTAGATTTTCGTTTTATAGAAAAAGCTGCGGCTTAAAAATATTGGGGTGCGGCTTTTTTTATATAAAAATCCCACCCAGCTAACTTGAGTAACTGGATGGGAAAGGGAAAGTTTTCTTTTTTTTTCGTGATGCTAAATTTACATTTAGAATCACAAGCTTAGGAGTGATAGAGGGGTCACAGACGGGCTTTTTCTGTGATTTAAGTATTCCAAACTCGTTCTTTTCCTTATAAATATTCTTCTATTTTTGTCGTGCTGTTTTTTAACTTTAATTAATTTTTCTTTGTTAAAAGAACTATTTTTGTGTTTATCTTCTTCATAATAGAAGTTTTAGCTGTCAAAATGTGCAGATTTTGTTCCTTTTATCTTATTTTTTCTTGTTCTTATCGAGTCTTTGGTTATTAGTTACATATTCCTTTCAGGATATTTTTGAGATCGATTTGATAAGATAGATTTTTGTGAATCCACGTTCGATTGTTGCTAAATAAATCAGCTCTTTCTATAGATTGTGGATACCATGGGAAGACTGTTACATTATAGCTGCTGTTTATGTAGCGTAGTATTTATTTGCTATTTTTCATCTTGTTTAACTGTTGCGGCTCAAGAAGCTGGACGTTGTCCTGATTGTGAGAGTTTTAGAAAGGCTGTTACTCGCTCAGATCAGTTACCCGAAAATATCCAAGAATCTGAAAATGGCTGTTATCTTACGGGGTATGTACAAGCTCTCGTGGATATGCATTTTTTAGATAGTTGTACTCAGGTAGTTGTTGAAGATAACGTTGCTTATGTATTTTCCCTTCCTGTGGATACAGTCCTTTCCAATGCGATTGTAGATTTCATCAAAGATTTGCCATGCATTACTGCTGTAGAGATTTGTGATAGCTCTTATCAAGAATGTCGTAATCGCTATAGAGAAGGTTGTCCTATATTGCCAAAGCAGAAAGCTTTAGGGACGGAGATTGTCTGTGGTAAAGAAGGCGTGTGGTTACCGCAAAATACCATACTTTTTGCTCCGTTAATTGCTGATCCTCGTCAGGTAACAAATAGTGCTGGGATTCGTTTTAATGAGAAGGTCATAGGGAATCGCGTAGGTTCTGCTATTTTTGGTGGGGATTTTATTCTCCTACGTCTTTTCGATATTTCTCGATTCCATGGAGATTTAGATATTGGTCTTCAAGGTGGTGTCTTTTCTGTTTTCGATTTAGATCATCCTGATTCGTGCATGGTAAACTCTGACTTTTTCGTCGCGGGTCTACTAGGATTTGCTGTAGATAAATGGAGTTTCCGTTTGCGCCTTTGGCATCTCTCTTCACATTTGGGAGATGAGTTTCTTTTGACTCATCCAAATTTCCCAAGATTTAATCTTAGTGATGAGGGAATCGATTTCTTTGCTTCTTTACGCTATAACGCGCAAATACGTCTCTACGGAGGTTTAGGTTATATCATCAGCCGAGATCTGACGTTTCCTGAGCGCCCTTTATATATAGAGGCGGGAGTAGAATTACGTCCTTTTGGATTGCGAGAAGGAAATTTACATGCGCAGCCTATTTTCGCTATGCACTTTCGCTTTTGGGAAGAGCAGCATTTTGGCATAGATCAAACCTATATCCTAGGTATGGAATGGTCGAAATTTCGTGATGTAGGTAGAAAAATCCGTGCCTTTGTTGAGTACCACCAGGGATTTTCTAAAGAAGGCCAATTTGTGCGAGAGCCGTGTAATTACTACGGCTTTCGCTTAACCTACGGTTTCTAAGTTATACCTCTATGAATCCATCAGGATAAGGAGGATATTCCGGTCCTATAGGTAATGTATTATTGAGATATCTTTTGAAAATTTCGATCCCTGCTTGGGGAGTGGAAATACAAAATACACAATTGCTTACCCATTCTGAACCACGATTTGTTCCTGCCTTGCAATTACTTTGATATGCTGGGGTAACCTTTTCTTTCCAATAGGAAGCAGGACCAATTAAGAATATAGGAACAGGAGGTTTCTTCCCTGTTTTTATACTGATAAGTTCAAGAGAGAGTTCAAAATCTGTTCCCATACCTCCAGTAACAAATAGAGCGAGATCTACATGGAAGTGTTCTTGACGTTGAATTAAAGAGGAGAGTCGGTAGGTCATTTTTGCTTGCGTGTAGGGATTCGCAGCTTGGTGTGCTCCTTTAGATTGCTCGAAATCTACAGTATTACCACAAGAGAGAAGATTTAGTTCCGTAGCGACTTCATTCCCTATCGCCATAGCTCCTGGGCCACCTCCTGTGATAATTGCTAAGGGATTGTTGGGAGGGAATCCAGGAATAGGCAGATCTTGGGTAAGATCATGAAGTCCTTTTAACAATGCGCAAAGATCTTCTTTATAACCTTCTGAAACAATACAAGAGCCGTGAATGCCAATAAAGTAGGCAGAACGAAATTCTTGAACACGTTGAGTAGGAACAAACATTCCTGAGTCTTTCCCACGACGTTTTACATATTGTAAAACGCGTTTGGAGACTTTATCTACCCAAAACGTAGAAATTCCTGCAAAGTATAAGTCCATAAGTAATGAACGGTCGTGTTCAGAGAAATATTCTCCATAGCTATAGGAGGGTATTTGGAAATAGATTTGCTTTAGGTAATAGTTTACGTGGTAAGAAAGTAACATGCCTTTGAGACAGGCAGAAGGAAAGTATCTAGAGAAAAGTACTCCCTGGCTTGTGATATGTCCTGTTTCCATAGCTTGAAGGAAAGGAAAGCAGGGCTGTTCTTCTATGTATTCTTGAAGATTTGTAGGGTAGGGTTCTGTTTTGTCATACAAGGATTTTGCGGAACCGACTAACCAGGAATTTTGTGATAACTCTGAAATCTCACTACCTTTAGAAATAAAGGTTGCAGCTTTTTCTTGGGTGCCTGGTGTGGTTTCAAAAATGTCAAAAATACATCGTTCAGATTCTAAAGAGGATTTTAGTAGATCACGATAACAAAAAAAAGAGTGTTCTTTATAGGGTTCAATGGTGAAAAATTCTAAAGGAATTGTTTCGATAGGGACTGAACTTGTTCCATAAAACTCGTAAATATCCCCGGACTCTTGTGTCGTGGGTTCTAAAATATTTGCTGCAGTATGTTTTATTC contains these protein-coding regions:
- a CDS encoding ABC transporter substrate-binding protein, which translates into the protein MILRKIAQYTFFLSIICSFISVVISSPNPEQGSPKVAVFLSFSHSILEDCSQSCIDVLKTLENSPEVLVVNAEDSVVKARKLARTLHSDQDVVAIVTLGSIATKIMSQIETKKPIIYAAVPEGETLVFPKKQTNIYGVNDTLDINQCCFAIQAVRTNAESLIYIKPAEPFPSALQKEIEKKLHASGIAVTEITVTPANFKTRIQQAIDKRPSAIFIPFSSLAHKQRTTFIEDILKEKIPVITDDFSLVAEGACVACGVDFKKSGKQAAQMVYHLLNRHQDIEGLRKIIAEPLPQTTTFNEDVIRRLGLKINRAERKQFRSIIFKENRDKKAAVKSDKPEGEKTCSPA
- a CDS encoding LL-diaminopimelate aminotransferase is translated as MRRNNNFSKLETNYLFSGIRQKIRAFREEYPHISIIDLSIGDTTQPLHIAVIDTFTKSVQKLGNPKTYRGYGPELGLPTLREKLSEVFYNGKISPEEIFISDGAKMDIFRLLSLFGPGKTIAIQDPAYPAYIDAAILAGVKKIVKLPCTKETNFFPVIPQEEVIDIFCLCSPNNPTGTVLTKEQLKALITYANSNGSIILFDAVYSAFISDPSLPKSIFEIPEARSCAVEINSFSKSLGFAGVRLGWNVVPKDLQYSDGLPIIRDWERFLYTTFNGASLPVQEAAITGVSLFPNLKTIAQYRHNSSLLREALQKAEFSVYGGEHAPYLWVEVPDSIPDEDFFDFFLRQYHIAITPGKGFGSCGKGYVRFSSLGKTENIVVACQRLTLTSVYDRTVLSL
- a CDS encoding DUF167 domain-containing protein, translated to MNEAYWILEVKVTPKSKENKIVGFEGEVLKLRVTEAPEKGKANEAVIALLAKALSLPKRDVTLISGETSRKKRILLPKATQSIISSWRECGF
- a CDS encoding DUF1207 domain-containing protein, translating into MGRLLHYSCCLCSVVFICYFSSCLTVAAQEAGRCPDCESFRKAVTRSDQLPENIQESENGCYLTGYVQALVDMHFLDSCTQVVVEDNVAYVFSLPVDTVLSNAIVDFIKDLPCITAVEICDSSYQECRNRYREGCPILPKQKALGTEIVCGKEGVWLPQNTILFAPLIADPRQVTNSAGIRFNEKVIGNRVGSAIFGGDFILLRLFDISRFHGDLDIGLQGGVFSVFDLDHPDSCMVNSDFFVAGLLGFAVDKWSFRLRLWHLSSHLGDEFLLTHPNFPRFNLSDEGIDFFASLRYNAQIRLYGGLGYIISRDLTFPERPLYIEAGVELRPFGLREGNLHAQPIFAMHFRFWEEQHFGIDQTYILGMEWSKFRDVGRKIRAFVEYHQGFSKEGQFVREPCNYYGFRLTYGF
- the hrcA gene encoding heat-inducible transcriptional repressor HrcA → MSRSWISKRESKILYILLTTTELYLKTGQPVGSKTLKEYESSNLSTATIRNYFSELEAEGFLKKNHISGGRIPTDLAFRYYVDHCADFSQDKLPESTINLLNQLPEESQNIVKDLQKASELLGEALQLPTCFSSPRFENDSVTNIQLSLVDEQRAVVILSTEFGQVFTDTLWLSETSNPASLKRIETFLQSYVRKQPPTEILSQKEEDLGMALYNEVVVRYLTRYCNFSEEDLYQTGLSKLLRYESFKDPDMLALGLSFFENRRHMCKLLDIGMHRDRPTAFIGNELSDIFGTPNPQCAVITTPYYMNRTPLGAFGVLGPINLPYKEVYRTLTIFADKIKASLTQSFYKFKLSFRRPCPSDPKLSKEPTLLARYSSIKLLPPKETS
- a CDS encoding proline--tRNA ligase, giving the protein MKTSQLFYKTSKNANKEATVLSYELLEKAGYIFKTAKGIYTYTPLFWRVALKMMDIIREELNAIGGQELVLPILHPAELWQKTGRWEAFRSEGLLYTLTDREDKELCLAPTHEEVISTFVSQWLSGRKQLPIHLYQIATKFRDEIRPRFGLMRAREFLMEDSYTFSDSPEQMNEQYGKLRQAYQNIFDKLEIKYVIVEADGGKIGKGKSEEFHVLCSLGEDTICVSGAYGANIEAAVSQPQQYTYDKEHLPIEEVVTPDIRTIENLQDFFSLPPHRIIKTLVVKLSYGEKDKFAAIGIRGDRQLNLTKIRSKLNADDCTLASDEEIQKHLSTEKGFIGPLNCPIEFYADETTRCMTNFVCAGNTKDKHYKNVNWDRDIPRPEYADFLLAEAGDLCPANGNSPYEIFEGVEVAHIFNLGTRYTECFEVGFQNEQGEQQTCWMGTYGIGIGRTLAACIEQLADDHGIVWPKAIAPFDISILYNGGDSASEEAAEKIYKDLQNYGYAPLLDDRNERLGFKLKDSDLIGIPYKLILGKTFLSSGILEIESRSKEKFSLEPKDFFNWCENYFPKPRSFSSIS
- a CDS encoding LOG family protein, translated to MYNLFHRNHDATSPDGYLTSPLRMLSPNIYEGEIEILNIPEYFLGFHLPKHCLHLNLKSSLAQLGVDAKITEAELSKECSRARLLLQISSHDPVASVMLTLLEPGDYIAKLFASDDRRLVRSPKYLERMLKHTDKSGMPLLCFGKKLEHLISLDVIDDRLVVSLPTLPGVIHYDHKIYGLLPLIGKALGQPNMRVRNFLSLYQHKVEREKLPLRDRILLIKTEPLHIRTVFARVVDSLLPEGIKHTAANILEPTTQESGDIYEFYGTSSVPIETIPLEFFTIEPYKEHSFFCYRDLLKSSLESERCIFDIFETTPGTQEKAATFISKGSEISELSQNSWLVGSAKSLYDKTEPYPTNLQEYIEEQPCFPFLQAMETGHITSQGVLFSRYFPSACLKGMLLSYHVNYYLKQIYFQIPSYSYGEYFSEHDRSLLMDLYFAGISTFWVDKVSKRVLQYVKRRGKDSGMFVPTQRVQEFRSAYFIGIHGSCIVSEGYKEDLCALLKGLHDLTQDLPIPGFPPNNPLAIITGGGPGAMAIGNEVATELNLLSCGNTVDFEQSKGAHQAANPYTQAKMTYRLSSLIQRQEHFHVDLALFVTGGMGTDFELSLELISIKTGKKPPVPIFLIGPASYWKEKVTPAYQSNCKAGTNRGSEWVSNCVFCISTPQAGIEIFKRYLNNTLPIGPEYPPYPDGFIEV
- a CDS encoding CT392 family protein, which translates into the protein MSSVSGSSGQNPNPIPPKDPNAHLDNVDNKDNSSQDQGGASGGVTETGLSVEVLSAGEVTNVDPVVTGIQDVANSSIGVGMPLTSCSSPLSTEAAGLTEEMVSDLYEIDDDFFSNFNSDSDMLFDGVEESKVLIDGLKKKIGEFQKTKLGAAGQSSKKSNEEGTDLEEQFLDLRRSLASLNGCVNSLESRAGRLVSALGDTHHEIMDLSIEDLRGAFGDRSEEIISTLEHFGLRLGEGGWKIDSKGAIPKISQEVQDVRLLLEGIHFPTEEEFIRLATESTEEASCCQALINKLKTLWNTLIQMFHTLYDKMLLFLFWIAKKIRSKLQFPSVDKSKKDPRFENPFASTLGTISEHHNAASVRTSVSGRGDLSDEDAIRRPEESTIETQDVDNQDSEGQRGDKDDS